One region of Emys orbicularis isolate rEmyOrb1 chromosome 4, rEmyOrb1.hap1, whole genome shotgun sequence genomic DNA includes:
- the ZNF646 gene encoding zinc finger protein 646 — MEEPGCEPSQPQREERPFKCGQCQRSYRHAGSLVNHRRTHEVGLFTCLLCHKEFSNPMALKNHLRIHTEERRHRCPDCGRSFRVASQLASHRHSAHAGRDQKGEEDGENNFQQGQDSSSSDADVFPALEGGGAGTLLSNLEKYIAESVVPADFSQLEFPGKAEEGQEAPGVPAEERRYKCNQCDKAYKHAGSLTNHKQSHTLGVYQCAVCFKEFSNLMALKNHSRLHSEYRPYKCPLCCKAFRLPSELLSHQKAHEKARWAGRAPSEGSEHSVSEEDSIETSAKLDIYQPPPAAFGEGAPCSLKDGAKAGGGDRGNPDGELCVRCGGNFADEEELRHHSCLYPEEEEEEEEEKEDGGGLAQPTMDSEGAWEASSKDGDQARPYRCGECGRTYRHAGSLINHKKSHQTGVYSCNFCCKQLFNLAALKNHLRIHLKSKPASRPGLQYSCPPAPEEAACHLDQSPAEPAGGERATEPPGRGEAGGGGALKEEETGCVEEEEDGASEERPYRCGECGRTYRHRGSLVNHRHTHRTGVYQCSLCPKQYSNLMALRNHVRMHFRAARGKERGSYACTSCGESFEDAAEFQWHQLRHAPGEAVPCPQEGKEEEEPGSVHTREVALLQAIKRDVEELEAAGPAPGMSHICGCCGMIFHDLGSLQSHALAHGDGEPGTGEGEAELPGRRLYSCELCGKSYRHSGSLINHKQTHQTGDFECSLCAKRFSNVAAFKSHLRGHQKPRKGRAGAEEEEEGGVAEAEPRDAPDGTMQLEGSGDVGRGGPECTRVGEEGTLDEEEPQRSYNLRGGSAVNGWQHPKEEEEAEASPPSSPNSQPYPCEILDHKHSQQLGIYQCSLCPKEYSNLEALKSHFRGHATAQQPGASTEERPFLCSLCGRIFPSETDLQHHHGLAHSGEGEPRDGSLEAGEDAAFPGLQQEAEGRPDERDGEEEMLLSHICGYCGQTFDDMASLEEHSLGHREEKEAALADTTIQLRLGPRPELPEEQKSGLTPPDSRPYACGQCGKTYRHGGSLVNHKKTHQVGDYQCSVCSRQYPNLSAYRNHLRNHPKCKLNDSRPAGNGDSVEKEPALPHGREGGEAAAAPAPGKQDPGGSDGEECKLHVCEVCGELCQGAAGLEAHCAAQHPEEEEELVSVAKEEEEEEEGGSGEEGAVSERPFCCEQCGRSYKHAGSLINHKQTHKTGLFRCAICQKLFYNLMALKNHNRIHFETKRYKCAQCPKAFRLQKQLASHQRVHRERRPPLPSSSSRKLAHAKRAGKAHTDGGGVSEPPAASKKDPEERPYRCEQCGRTYRHAGSLLNHRKSHKTGHYCCPVCPRAYPNLMALKNHQRIHFEVKRHRCPDCGKAFKWQRQLVRHQLIHAQRRPRPGSRSSPGRPLLEASSLVRSKTAREWRAARREQGGSHVDASGGHGDGGHLGTTSGGNVDGTSGPHVDSSHVGSASVGASGSQVDSSYVGGTSGSHVGSASVGASGGHVDTGTQTPVGVTPAPLGPFQCPVCPKQFPTPSALKNHGRVHTKKRFECSECGKAYRASRDLVQHLWRHQAEAEAGATPGTNGLVDQRPYKCDRCERTYRHAGSLLHHKKVHTTGLYRCPACLKEFHNLLALTYHLRTHSDKKGRRCPDCGQAFRTSSRLASHAKACHGQAGCAKASHAATGGAQGPEAGSCQDAGVDGSATAAMGQVS, encoded by the coding sequence ATGGAAGAGCCCGGCTGCGAGCCGAGCCAGCCGCAGCGGGAGGAGCGGCCGTTCAAATGCGGGCAGTGCCAGCGGAGCTACCGCCACGCCGGCAGCCTGGTCAACCACCGGCGCACCCACGAGGTGGGACTCTTCACCTGCCTGCTGTGCCACAAGGAGTTCTCCAACCCCATGGCCCTGAAGAATCACCTCCGCATCCACACCGAGGAGAGGCGCCACCGGTGCCCGGACTGTGGCCGCAGCTTCCGCGTCGCCTCCCAGCTGGCCAGCCATCGCCATTCGGCCCACGCCGGCCGTGAccagaagggggaggaggacGGGGAGAACAACTTCCAGCAAGGGCAGGACTCCTCGTCGTCGGATGCCGACGTTTTCCCCGCGCTAGAGGGCGGCGGCGCCGGGACGTTGCTGAGCAACCTGGAGAAATACATCGCCGAATCGGTGGTGCCGGCTGATTTCTCCCAGCTGGAGTTCCCCGGCAAAGCGGAGGAAGGCCAGGAGGCCCCTGGCGTGCCGGCAGAGGAGCGGCGCTATAAATGCAACCAGTGCGATAAGGCCTACAAGCACGCGGGCAGCCTCACCAACCACAAGCAGAGCCACACGCTGGGCGTCTACCAGTGCGCCGTCTGCTTCAAGGAGTTCTCCAACCTCATGGCCCTCAAGAACCACTCCCGGCTGCACTCGGAGTACCGCCCCTACAAGTGCCCGTTGTGCTGCAAGGCTTTCCGCCTGCCCAGCGAGCTGCTGAGCCACCAGAAGGCCCACGAGAAAGCCCGGTGGGCCGGGAGAGCCCCCTCGGAGGGCTCGGAACATAGCGTCTCGGAGGAGGACTCCATTGAGACTTCGGCCAAGCTGGATATCTACCAGCCGCCGCCGGCCGCCTTCGGAGAGGGCGCCCCCTGCAGTTTGAAGGACGGGGcgaaggctgggggcggggaccGGGGCAATCCGGATGGGGAGCTGTGCGTGAGGTGCGGGGGAAACTTCGCCGATGAGGAGGAGCTGAGGCACCACAGCTGCCTCTacccggaggaggaggaggaggaggaagaggagaaagaggaTGGGGGTGGCTTGGCCCAACCCACGATGGATTCGGAGGGAGCCTGGGAAGCCAGCAGTAAGGACGGAGACCAAGCGCGGCCCTACCGGTGCGGGGAGTGCGGCCGGACCTACCGCCACGCCGGCAGCCTCATTAACCACAAGAAAAGTCACCAGACGGGCGTCTACAGCTGCAACTTCTGCTGCAAGCAGCTCTTCAACCTGGCGGCCCTCAAGAACCACCTGCGGATACACCTCAAATCCAAGCCGGCCTCCCGGCCCGGCCTCCAGTACTCCTGCCCCCCGGCGCCCGAAGAGGCCGCTTGCCACCTCGACCAGAGCCCCGCAGAGCCAGCTGGCGGGGAGAGGGCCACGGAGCCGCCGGGCCGCGGGGAAGCAGGTGGAGGAGGTGCTCTCAAAGAGGAGGAGACTGGTTgcgtggaggaggaagaggacggggCATCAGAAGAGCGGCCTTACCGCTGCGGGGAGTGCGGCCGGACCTACCGGCACCGGGGCAGCCTGGTCAACCATCGGCACACCCACCGGACGGGCGTCTACCAGTGCTCCCTGTGCCCCAAGCAGTACTCCAACCTGATGGCCCTACGCAACCACGTCCGCATGCATTTCCGAGCGGCGCGGGGCAAGGAGCGAGGGAGCTACGCCTGCACCAGCTGCGGAGAGAGCTTTGAGGATGCGGCAGAGTTCCAGTGGCACCAGCTGCGCCATGCGCCCGGGGAGGCcgtcccctgcccccaggaggggaaggaggaggaggaaccgggcAGCGTCCACACGCGGGAGGTGGCGCTGCTGCAGGCCATCAAGCGAGATGTGGAGGAATTGGAGGCGGCGGGGCCGGCACCGGGGATGTCTCACATCTGTGGCTGCTGCGGGATGATCTTTCACGACCTGGGCAGTTTGCAGAGCCACGCCCTGGCGCACGGCGACGGGGAGCCTGGCACGGGAGAGGGCGAGGCGGAGCTGCCGGGCAGACGGCTGTACAGCTGCGAGCTCTGTGGCAAGTCCTACCGCCACTCGGGCAGCCTGATCAACCACAAACAGACGCACCAGACGGGGGATTTTGAGTGCTCGCTCTGTGCCAAACGCTTCTCCAACGTGGCTGCCTTCAAGAGCCACTTACGGGGCCACCAGAAGCCGAGGAAGGGCCGAGCGGGggcggaggaggaagaggaagggggcGTGGCGGAGGCGGAGCCCAGAGATGCCCCTGACGGCACGATGCAGCTGGAGGGAAGTGGAGATGTTGGGCGTGGTGGCCCGGAGTGTACCCGGGTTGGAGAGGAGGGGACGTTAGACGAGGAGGAGCCCCAGCGGAGCTACAATCTGCGGGGAGGCAGCGCGGTGAACGGTTGGCAACACccgaaagaggaggaggaggccgaAGCGTCACCACCCAGCAGCCCCAACTCTCAGCCCTACCCGTGCGAAATCCTCGACCACAAGCACAGCCAGCAGCTGGGCATATACCAGTGTTCCCTGTGCCCGAAGGAGTACTCAAACCTGGAGGCGCTGAAGAGCCACTTCCGTGGCCATGCCACGGCCCAGCAGCCGGGCGCCAGCACCGAGGAACGTCCCTTCCTTTGCAGCCTCTGCGGCAGGATCTTCCCAAGCGAGACGGACCTGCAGCACCACCACGGCCTGGCTcacagcggggagggggagccacGGGACGGCAGCTTGGAGGCCGGCGAGGATGCAGCTTTCCCCGGGCTCcagcaggaggcagaggggcgGCCAGATGAGCGCGACGGGGAGGAAGAGATGCTCCTTTCCCATATCTGTGGCTACTGCGGGCAGACGTTCGACGACATGGCAAGCCTCGAAGAGCACAGCCTGGGCCACCGGGAGGAGAAGGAAGCGGCGTTGGCTGACACCACCATCCAGCTGCGGCTGGGACCGCGTCCggagctgccggaggagcagAAATCTGGCCTGACGCCCCCAGACAGCCGTCCCTATGCCTGTgggcagtgtgggaaaacctACCGGCACGGCGGCAGCCTGGTCAACCACAAGAAGACCCACCAGGTGGGAGATTACCAGTGCAGCGTCTGCTCTCGGCAGTACCCCAATCTGTCCGCCTACCGCAACCATCTCCGTAATCACCCCAAGTGTAAACTGAATGACAGCCGGCCAGCCGGCAACGGGGACAGTGTAGAGAAGGAGCCGGCGCTCCCGcacggcagggagggaggagaggcagcCGCGGCCCCAGCTCCCGGAAAACAGGACCCAGGGGGCAGCGATGGCGAGGAGTGCAAGCTGCACGTGTGTGAGGTTTGTGGGGAGCTGTGCCAGGGGGCAGCGGGGCTGGAGGCACACTGTGCCGCCCAGCAcccggaggaggaggaagagctggTCAGCGTtgccaaggaggaagaggaggaggaggagggcggcAGCGGGGAGGAAGGTGCCGTGTCGGAGCGCCCCTTCTGCTGCGAGCAGTGCGGCCGGAGCTACAAGCACGCGGGCAGCCTGATCAACCACAAGCAGACCCACAAGACGGGCCTCTTCCGCTGCGCCATCTGCCAGAAGCTGTTCTACAACCTCATGGCCTTGAAGAACCACAACCGCATCCACTTCGAGACCAAGCGCTACAAGTGCGCCCAGTGCCCCAAGGCCTTCCGCCTCCAGAAGCAACTGGCCAGCCACCAGCGTGTCCACCGCGAGAGGAGACCGCCACTGCCCTCCTCGTCCTCCAGAAAGTTGGCTCACGCCAAGAGAGCAGGCAAAGCCCACACTGACGGTGGCGGGGTCTCGgagccacccgctgcctccaagaAGGACCCCGAGGAGCGGCCATACCGGTGTGAGCAGTGTGGGCGGACCTACCGCCATGCCGGCAGCCTTCTCAACCACCGCAAGAGCCACAAGACAGGCCATTACTGCTGCCCCGTCTGCCCCCGGGCCTACCCTAACCTCATGGCCCTCAAGAACCACCAGCGCATCCACTTCGAGGTCAAGCGCCACCGGTGCCCTGACTGCGGCAAAGCCTTCAaatggcagaggcagctggtgagGCACCAGCTGATCCATGCCCAGCGCCGGCCTCGTCCCGGCAGCAGGAGCTCCCCCGGCCGCCCCTTACTGGAGGCCAGTAGCCTTGTCCGGAGCAAGACGGCTCGAGAATGGCGGGCCGCCCGGAGGGAGCAGGGCGGCAGCCACGTTGACGCCTCAGGTGGCCACGGTGACGGTGGCCATCTTGGCACTACCTCAGGTGGCAATGTTGATGGTACCTCAGGCCCTCATGTTGACAGCAGCCATGTTGGCAGTGCATCAGTTGGTGCCTCAGGCAGCCAGGTTGATAGCAGCTATGTTGGCGGTACCTCAGGCAGCCATGTGGGCAGTGCATCAGTTGGTGCCTCAGGTGGCCATGTTGACACTGGCACCCAAACCCCAGTGGGCGTCACTCCGGCGCCCCTTGGCCCTTTCCAGTGCCCGGTCTGCCCCAAGCAATTTCCCACCCCATCAGCCCTCAAGAACCATGGCCGGGTCCACACTAAGAAGCGTTTTGAGTGCTCGGAGTGCGGCAAGGCCTACCGGGCCTCTCGGGACTTGGTCCAGCACCTGTGGCGGCACCAGGCCGAGGCAGAGGCTGGGGCCACTCCTGGCACCAACGGCCTGGTGGACCAGCGCCCCTACAAGTGCGACCGTTGCGAGCGGACGTACCGCCACGCTGGCAGCCTCCTCCACCACAAGAAGGTCCACACCACCGGTCTCTaccgctgcccagcctgcctcaaggaattccacaacctcttgGCCCTCACCTACCACCTCCGCACCCACTCGGACAAGAAAGGCCGCCGCTGTCCGGACTGCGGCCAGGCCTTCCGGACTTCCAGCCGCCTGGCCAGCCATGCCAAGGCCTGCCATGGCCAGGCCGGCTGCGCCAAAGCCAGCCACGCTGCCACAGGAGGGGCCCAGGGGCCTGAGGCGGGCTCCTGCCAGGACGCGGGGGTGGATGGCAGTGCCACTGCCGCCATGGGGCAAGTTAGCTGA